The following proteins come from a genomic window of Geminicoccaceae bacterium SCSIO 64248:
- a CDS encoding exopolysaccharide biosynthesis protein: protein MVAETVQNLEQVLDALEEAARDDPQLSVGDIQAAIGTRAFGPFLLIPGLVILTPLGGIPGLPTFCALVVLLIAVQFAMGRQSLWLPQPFLKRSVEGSKVVSATRFARPIARRVDYVIRPRLQALTGRWTSRAIALVCLLLALVMPPLELLPLAAALPAAAITAFGLALIARDGICALIALGFTAAAAYAVLVALR from the coding sequence ATGGTGGCGGAGACAGTCCAAAATCTGGAGCAGGTCCTGGATGCCTTGGAGGAGGCGGCGCGCGACGACCCACAGCTGTCGGTCGGCGATATCCAGGCGGCGATCGGAACCCGCGCCTTCGGCCCGTTCCTTCTCATCCCCGGATTGGTCATCCTGACGCCGCTCGGCGGCATACCCGGCCTTCCGACCTTTTGCGCGCTGGTGGTTTTGCTGATCGCCGTGCAATTTGCAATGGGACGCCAGTCTCTCTGGTTGCCGCAGCCGTTTCTCAAGCGAAGCGTCGAAGGCTCCAAAGTCGTCTCGGCGACCCGGTTCGCCCGCCCGATCGCGCGCCGCGTCGATTACGTTATCCGTCCGCGCCTGCAGGCTCTGACCGGCCGGTGGACAAGCCGAGCGATCGCCCTTGTCTGCCTGCTGCTCGCCCTTGTCATGCCGCCGCTCGAGCTCTTGCCACTGGCTGCGGCCTTGCCGGCTGCGGCGATCACGGCATTTGGATTGGCTCTCATCGCTCGCGACGGCATCTGCGCCCTGATCGCCCTCGGCTTTACGGCGGCGGCAGCCTACGCCGTGCTCGTCGCACTGAGGTGA
- a CDS encoding thiamine pyrophosphate-requiring protein: protein MSTTVSDFFVERLKAWGVTRIYGYPGDGINGVLGALQRDGTIEFIQVRHEEMAAFMAAAHAKFTGEIGVCLSTGGPGATHLVTGLYDAKLDHVPVLAIAGQAEATVRGSNYQQELNLDRMFADVADFVQEVSAPAQIRHLVDRGLRTAIARNGIGVLILPKDIQEEAYVDPKPSHGFTRSSPGYTHPKVVPYDRDLDRAAEILNAGSKVAILVGAGARGAAEEVVEAAESLGAGVAKALLGKDVLPDDLPFVTGSIGLLGTKPSSDLMAGCDTLLMVGTGFPWAEFLPKDGDARAVQIDIDPSMLGLRYPVDVNLHGDAAETLRALLPRLQRKTDRSWRDGVEAGIREWWQTLEARALTEAKPVNPQRVVWEMSPRLPEDAIVTSDSGSCANWYARDFKIKRGQRGSLSGSLASMGAAVPYAIAAKFAYPGRPVVALVGDGAMQMNNMAELITIQKYWRQWRDPRLVTCVFNNGDLNEVTWEQRVMAGNPKFEATQNLPDVPYARFAELIGLRGIFVDDPERLAEAWDQALTADRPVVLEVKTDPEIAPLPPHVTFEQAKGMIAALFQGEPNAGRVIGQTAKQLANEMIGKRD from the coding sequence ATGAGCACCACCGTGAGTGATTTCTTCGTCGAGCGTTTGAAGGCTTGGGGTGTCACCCGGATCTATGGCTATCCCGGCGACGGCATCAACGGGGTCCTCGGGGCCCTGCAGCGGGATGGGACGATTGAGTTCATCCAGGTCAGGCACGAAGAAATGGCCGCGTTCATGGCGGCCGCCCACGCGAAGTTCACAGGCGAGATCGGCGTCTGCCTGTCCACCGGGGGACCGGGTGCTACCCATCTCGTTACCGGCCTGTACGACGCCAAGCTCGATCACGTTCCGGTCCTTGCGATCGCGGGACAGGCCGAGGCGACCGTGCGCGGCAGCAACTATCAGCAGGAGCTCAACCTCGACCGCATGTTCGCGGATGTCGCCGACTTTGTGCAGGAAGTTTCGGCCCCGGCTCAGATTCGCCACCTCGTCGATCGCGGTCTTCGCACGGCGATCGCCCGCAACGGCATCGGCGTTCTCATCCTGCCCAAGGACATCCAGGAGGAGGCTTACGTCGATCCCAAGCCCTCGCACGGATTTACGCGGTCAAGCCCCGGCTACACGCATCCGAAGGTCGTGCCCTACGACCGCGATCTCGACCGCGCCGCCGAGATCCTGAACGCTGGCTCGAAGGTCGCCATTCTCGTTGGCGCCGGCGCACGAGGCGCTGCCGAAGAGGTGGTCGAGGCCGCGGAGAGCCTGGGCGCCGGCGTCGCGAAAGCCCTTCTTGGCAAGGACGTCCTGCCCGACGACCTGCCCTTTGTCACCGGATCGATTGGCCTCCTTGGCACCAAGCCGAGTTCCGATCTGATGGCTGGCTGTGACACGCTGCTCATGGTCGGCACAGGCTTTCCATGGGCCGAATTTCTGCCGAAGGACGGCGACGCGCGGGCCGTGCAGATCGACATCGACCCGTCCATGCTTGGCTTGCGTTATCCCGTTGACGTCAATCTGCACGGCGATGCCGCGGAAACGCTGCGCGCCCTGCTGCCGCGTCTGCAGCGCAAGACCGACCGATCCTGGCGCGACGGCGTCGAGGCGGGCATTCGCGAGTGGTGGCAGACATTGGAGGCGCGGGCGCTGACCGAGGCCAAGCCGGTCAACCCGCAACGGGTGGTCTGGGAAATGTCGCCGCGGCTACCCGAGGACGCGATCGTCACCAGCGACAGCGGCTCCTGTGCCAATTGGTACGCGCGCGACTTCAAGATCAAGCGCGGTCAGCGCGGCTCCCTGTCCGGCAGCCTAGCCTCGATGGGCGCGGCCGTGCCCTACGCCATTGCTGCGAAGTTCGCCTATCCGGGCCGGCCGGTCGTCGCGCTGGTCGGCGACGGCGCCATGCAGATGAACAACATGGCGGAGCTGATCACGATCCAGAAATACTGGCGGCAGTGGCGTGATCCTCGCCTCGTCACCTGCGTGTTCAACAATGGCGACCTGAACGAGGTCACCTGGGAGCAGCGGGTGATGGCCGGCAACCCGAAGTTCGAGGCGACCCAGAACCTGCCGGACGTGCCGTACGCCCGCTTCGCGGAGCTTATCGGCTTGCGCGGCATCTTCGTCGACGACCCCGAACGCCTGGCCGAGGCCTGGGATCAGGCGCTTACGGCGGACCGTCCTGTCGTGCTCGAGGTCAAGACCGATCCGGAGATCGCGCCCTTGCCGCCGCATGTCACCTTCGAACAGGCGAAGGGCATGATTGCCGCCCTGTTTCAAGGCGAGCCGAACGCCGGCCGCGTCATCGGGCAGACCGCCAAGCAGCTGGCGAACGAGATGATCGGCAAGCGCGACTAG
- a CDS encoding SDR family oxidoreductase, which produces MTSTEINAPTPPHPKQQQDMPGSTEAMTPRPDHGETSYRGSGRLAGRAAIITGADSGIGRAVAIAYAREGADVLISYLSEHDDAEETARWVKEAGRKAIVVPGDVADETHCQALVDRALEAFGRLDILVNNAAHQASFDTLEDITGEEWRHTFDVNMHSQFYLCKAAVPHMKPGSAIVNTSSINAKSPSPALLAYATTKGAIANFTAGLAQFVADRGIRVNAVAPGPIWTPLIPSTLPEEKVESFGSNTPLGRAGQPAELAGAYVMLACEDASYITGALIPVTGGRPML; this is translated from the coding sequence ATGACGAGTACCGAGATCAACGCGCCGACGCCGCCTCACCCGAAGCAGCAGCAGGACATGCCGGGCTCGACCGAGGCGATGACGCCGCGGCCGGATCACGGCGAGACGAGCTACAGGGGCTCGGGTCGTCTTGCGGGGCGCGCCGCGATCATCACCGGCGCCGACTCCGGCATCGGCCGAGCGGTGGCGATCGCCTATGCCCGCGAGGGCGCGGACGTCCTGATCTCCTATCTCTCCGAGCACGACGATGCCGAGGAGACGGCGCGCTGGGTGAAGGAGGCCGGTCGCAAAGCCATCGTCGTACCGGGCGACGTCGCCGACGAGACTCACTGCCAGGCTCTTGTCGACCGAGCGCTCGAAGCGTTCGGACGGCTCGACATTCTGGTCAACAACGCTGCGCATCAGGCGAGCTTCGACACGCTTGAAGACATCACCGGCGAGGAGTGGCGGCATACCTTCGACGTGAACATGCACAGCCAGTTCTATCTGTGCAAAGCAGCGGTGCCGCACATGAAGCCCGGCAGTGCCATCGTCAACACCAGCTCGATCAACGCGAAAAGTCCGTCGCCGGCCCTGCTCGCCTATGCCACGACCAAGGGCGCGATCGCGAACTTTACGGCCGGCCTCGCGCAGTTCGTCGCCGATCGCGGCATCCGCGTGAACGCCGTGGCGCCGGGCCCGATCTGGACGCCGTTGATCCCATCGACCTTGCCCGAAGAGAAGGTCGAGAGCTTTGGCTCCAACACGCCGCTCGGCCGCGCCGGCCAGCCGGCCGAGCTCGCTGGCGCCTACGTTATGCTGGCGTGCGAAGACGCCAGCTACATCACGGGTGCGCTGATCCCCGTCACCGGCGGCCGCCCCATGCTCTGA
- a CDS encoding IS6 family transposase has product MIASPIRYKRHHFPAELITHAVWLYLRFPLSLRLVEEMRLERGIVVSYETRRWAAKFGPAITRNLRRRAPRPGDISRLDEVRIVIRGAVHWLWRAVDQHGVVLDEILQRRRNTRAAKRLLVRLLKRQGWTPCRIVTDKLPSYGAAKREIAPCIEHRSHKGLNNRAENAHVPLPKRERQMQGFRSPGGLQRFTSTFSAVRNLFVPPADKRQALSTHLHRLQAFAHWRSAAGMTVAL; this is encoded by the coding sequence ATGATCGCGAGTCCGATACGCTACAAGCGCCACCATTTCCCGGCCGAGCTCATCACGCATGCCGTGTGGCTGTACCTCCGCTTCCCGCTGAGCCTGCGCCTGGTCGAGGAGATGCGGCTCGAGCGCGGCATCGTCGTGTCCTACGAGACCAGGCGATGGGCGGCGAAGTTCGGACCGGCCATCACTCGAAACCTCCGTCGCCGAGCCCCACGTCCCGGTGATATCTCGCGTCTGGACGAGGTGCGCATCGTGATCCGCGGGGCCGTGCATTGGCTATGGCGCGCTGTCGATCAGCACGGCGTCGTGCTCGACGAAATCCTGCAACGGCGGCGCAACACACGGGCGGCCAAACGGCTGCTCGTCCGCTTGCTCAAGCGGCAGGGTTGGACGCCATGCCGGATCGTGACCGATAAGCTCCCGTCTTATGGGGCTGCGAAGCGGGAAATTGCTCCCTGCATCGAGCATCGCAGCCACAAGGGTTTGAACAACCGGGCCGAGAATGCCCACGTGCCCTTGCCAAAGCGGGAGCGACAGATGCAGGGCTTTCGGTCGCCTGGTGGCCTGCAGAGATTCACCTCAACCTTTTCGGCCGTGCGTAACCTCTTCGTCCCTCCCGCCGATAAACGCCAAGCCCTCTCGACCCACCTTCATCGGCTCCAGGCCTTCGCTCACTGGCGTAGCGCCGCCGGGATGACCGTCGCTCTCTGA
- a CDS encoding DUF1826 domain-containing protein — MVLETHDPEDLARIHDDDVQLVVWRRTLPSAFNQWLADLPPDRLPDGRVLVDLGHVCPAVASLIDQARMPAGAMRDTLFLDIVDLAERFARITGMGRIDIRLQAIGGRACWRFHRDRVVARMLTTYRGMGTDWIAPSDSQRALDEQAAFAGPIHRMPEHAVSVFKGDVTDSGQGIVHRSPPVSGDTECRLLLCLNLPFQASPSLWSPEETT; from the coding sequence ATGGTCCTCGAAACCCATGATCCGGAGGACCTTGCACGCATTCACGATGACGACGTTCAGCTCGTCGTCTGGCGGCGGACATTGCCAAGCGCATTTAATCAATGGCTTGCAGACTTGCCGCCCGATCGATTGCCCGACGGGCGAGTCCTCGTCGACCTTGGTCACGTGTGCCCTGCTGTGGCGTCGCTGATCGATCAGGCCCGCATGCCCGCGGGAGCCATGCGTGACACGCTGTTCCTGGATATTGTTGATCTGGCCGAGCGCTTCGCGCGGATCACGGGGATGGGGCGGATTGACATCCGCCTTCAAGCCATAGGTGGAAGGGCGTGCTGGAGGTTCCATCGCGATCGGGTCGTAGCGCGCATGCTCACGACATATCGTGGGATGGGGACGGACTGGATAGCGCCCTCAGACAGCCAACGCGCGCTTGACGAGCAAGCCGCCTTTGCCGGGCCGATCCATCGCATGCCGGAGCATGCCGTGAGTGTCTTCAAAGGCGATGTGACGGATAGCGGCCAAGGCATCGTCCATCGATCTCCGCCTGTCAGCGGCGACACCGAGTGCCGTCTTTTGCTATGCCTCAACCTGCCGTTTCAAGCATCCCCAAGCCTGTGGTCTCCTGAAGAGACCACGTGA
- the zigA gene encoding zinc metallochaperone GTPase ZigA, with protein sequence MDRRLPVTVLSGFLGAGKTTLLNHVLNNREGKRIAVIVNDMSEVNIDADLVREGGGLMRTDEKLVEMTNGCICCTLRDDLLSEVRRLAEAGRFDYLLIESTGISEPLPVAATFDFRDEEGVSLGDVAKLDTMVTVVDGAALLRDYASSDFLRDRGESLGENDERTLVDLLVDQIEFADVVVLSKVDIATPEQLDASRAIVRALNPDAAVIEAANGQVPLDRVLATGRFDFEKAQQHPLWFKELHGFADHVPESEEYGIRSFVYRARRPFHPARFSAFLRWPWPGVIRAKGHFWLATRPDWAGELSQAGGIVRNQALGLWWAGVPRERWPDHPDWRRAIARSWDPVYGDRRQEIVFIGAHLDEAAIRAELDACLIGDANARELALASWRDLPDPFPAWGQAQAAA encoded by the coding sequence ATGGATCGTCGCCTACCGGTCACCGTGTTGTCCGGCTTTCTCGGCGCCGGCAAGACCACCCTGCTCAATCACGTCCTGAACAACCGCGAAGGCAAGCGGATCGCGGTGATCGTCAACGACATGAGCGAGGTGAACATCGACGCCGATCTCGTGCGCGAGGGCGGCGGCCTGATGCGGACCGACGAGAAGCTGGTCGAGATGACCAATGGATGCATCTGCTGCACCTTGCGCGACGATCTCCTTTCGGAGGTCCGCCGCCTCGCCGAGGCCGGACGGTTCGACTACCTGCTGATCGAATCCACCGGCATCTCCGAGCCGCTGCCGGTGGCCGCGACCTTCGACTTCCGCGACGAGGAGGGCGTCAGCCTCGGCGACGTCGCGAAGCTGGACACGATGGTGACCGTGGTCGACGGCGCCGCCTTGTTGCGGGACTACGCATCGTCCGACTTCCTGAGGGATCGCGGTGAATCGCTGGGTGAGAACGACGAGCGGACGCTGGTCGATCTTCTGGTCGACCAGATCGAGTTCGCCGACGTTGTCGTGCTGAGCAAGGTGGACATCGCCACGCCGGAGCAGCTTGACGCGTCCCGCGCCATCGTCCGGGCGCTCAACCCCGACGCCGCCGTGATCGAGGCCGCGAATGGACAGGTTCCGCTGGACCGGGTGCTCGCGACCGGGCGCTTCGACTTCGAGAAGGCGCAGCAGCATCCGCTCTGGTTCAAGGAACTGCACGGCTTCGCCGATCATGTCCCGGAAAGCGAGGAGTACGGCATCAGGAGCTTTGTCTACCGCGCGCGGCGCCCGTTCCATCCTGCCCGCTTTTCCGCCTTCCTGCGCTGGCCGTGGCCGGGCGTGATCCGGGCGAAGGGCCATTTCTGGCTGGCGACGCGACCGGACTGGGCCGGCGAGCTCAGCCAGGCGGGCGGCATCGTGCGCAACCAGGCGCTGGGCCTGTGGTGGGCGGGCGTGCCGCGCGAGCGTTGGCCGGATCATCCCGACTGGCGCCGGGCGATCGCGCGCAGCTGGGACCCGGTCTACGGCGACCGCCGGCAGGAGATCGTGTTCATCGGCGCTCATCTCGACGAGGCCGCCATCCGCGCGGAACTGGATGCGTGCCTGATCGGCGATGCGAATGCGCGCGAGCTTGCCCTGGCGAGCTGGCGGGATCTCCCCGATCCGTTCCCGGCATGGGGACAGGCGCAGGCGGCGGCCTGA
- a CDS encoding S-(hydroxymethyl)glutathione dehydrogenase/class III alcohol dehydrogenase, with translation MKTRAAIAWEANRPLEIEEIDLDGPKEGEVLVRIVTTSLCHTDMFTLSGRDPEGLFPCVLGHEGCGIVEEVGANVSSVTPGDHVIPLYIPEDPDCPYIKSGKTNLCQTIRATQGQGLMPDGTSRFSYKGKPILHYMGTSTFSEYTVLPEIAVAKINPSAPLTKACVMGCAVPTGIGAVRNAAKVQEGSTVAVFGLGAVGMAVVQGAMLNKASRIIGVDVNAGKFPLAFGLGATECVDPKEFGQPIHEVLIEMTNGGVDYAFEAVGNVKLMRSALESCHKGWGECTVIGVAGAGEEIATRPFQLVTGRVWRGTAFGGVRGRTQLPGMVDEWLRGDFAVDPYITHHMTHDAINTAFDLLHRGESIRSVIHYRAQETMTRDLPGRIVGIEA, from the coding sequence ATGAAGACGCGCGCTGCAATCGCCTGGGAAGCAAACCGCCCGCTCGAGATCGAGGAGATCGATCTCGACGGTCCAAAGGAAGGCGAAGTGCTGGTCCGGATCGTCACGACCAGCCTGTGCCATACCGACATGTTCACGCTGTCCGGCCGCGATCCCGAAGGCCTGTTCCCCTGCGTCCTCGGTCACGAGGGTTGCGGCATCGTCGAGGAGGTCGGCGCCAACGTGAGCTCGGTGACGCCGGGCGATCACGTGATTCCGCTCTACATCCCCGAGGATCCGGACTGCCCCTACATCAAGTCCGGCAAGACCAATCTTTGCCAGACGATCCGGGCGACTCAGGGGCAAGGCCTGATGCCTGACGGCACAAGCCGCTTCTCCTACAAGGGCAAGCCGATCCTGCACTACATGGGCACAAGCACGTTCAGCGAGTACACCGTCCTGCCCGAGATCGCGGTTGCGAAGATCAATCCGTCCGCACCGTTGACCAAGGCTTGCGTCATGGGCTGCGCCGTCCCGACCGGTATCGGTGCCGTGCGTAACGCCGCCAAGGTGCAGGAGGGCTCCACGGTCGCCGTGTTCGGCCTCGGCGCGGTCGGCATGGCGGTCGTGCAGGGCGCGATGCTCAACAAGGCGTCGCGGATCATTGGCGTCGACGTCAATGCTGGTAAGTTTCCACTGGCCTTCGGGCTGGGCGCAACCGAATGCGTCGATCCGAAGGAGTTCGGCCAGCCGATCCACGAGGTCCTGATCGAGATGACCAATGGCGGCGTTGACTATGCGTTCGAGGCGGTCGGCAACGTCAAGCTCATGCGTTCGGCACTGGAAAGCTGCCACAAAGGCTGGGGCGAATGCACGGTCATCGGTGTCGCCGGAGCGGGCGAGGAGATCGCGACGCGCCCGTTCCAGCTGGTGACCGGCCGGGTATGGCGCGGCACGGCGTTCGGCGGCGTGCGCGGCCGGACACAATTGCCGGGCATGGTCGACGAGTGGCTGCGCGGGGATTTCGCGGTCGACCCCTACATCACGCACCACATGACCCATGATGCCATCAACACCGCGTTCGATCTCTTGCATCGCGGCGAGTCGATCCGCTCGGTCATCCATTATCGCGCGCAGGAGACGATGACACGCGACTTGCCGGGACGGATCGTCGGCATCGAAGCTTAG